The following are encoded in a window of Bacillus sp. SORGH_AS_0510 genomic DNA:
- a CDS encoding YveK family protein codes for MDKTIRLTDMFKTLQKRWKLIVLVTLAATTLSGVISYFVLTPVYQASTQILVNQRNAQDQMDTSLLQSNVDLINTYSVIVKSPVILDKVIEKLKLSQSVEQLTKNITVTSQENSQVFSLTIEDSDPVMAALIANTVSKTFLVEVQKLMKVDNVSIIAKASPKKDPVPVKPKPLLNITIAVVIGLLLGVGIAILVDYLDNTLKDDQDVIELLGMPVLGSIPKMSKSENKGNMSSINKEMGSETVAS; via the coding sequence ATGGATAAAACAATCAGATTAACTGATATGTTTAAAACGCTGCAAAAACGCTGGAAGTTAATTGTACTCGTTACATTGGCGGCTACCACGCTTAGTGGGGTCATTTCTTATTTTGTACTCACACCTGTATACCAGGCATCTACACAAATTCTTGTTAACCAGAGAAATGCTCAGGACCAAATGGATACATCTTTATTACAAAGCAATGTCGATTTAATTAATACCTATAGTGTGATTGTGAAAAGTCCAGTCATCTTAGACAAAGTAATAGAAAAGTTAAAGCTTTCTCAAAGTGTCGAGCAACTTACTAAAAATATTACAGTAACCAGTCAAGAAAATTCACAGGTTTTTTCGTTGACGATTGAAGATTCTGATCCAGTTATGGCAGCTTTAATTGCTAATACCGTGTCAAAAACATTTCTAGTGGAAGTTCAGAAGCTTATGAAGGTTGACAACGTGAGTATAATTGCGAAGGCAAGTCCAAAGAAGGACCCTGTTCCCGTAAAACCTAAACCATTATTAAATATTACGATTGCTGTAGTAATTGGCTTATTGTTGGGTGTAGGAATAGCGATTTTAGTCGATTACTTGGATAACACATTAAAGGATGATCAAGACGTCATAGAGTTATTAGGAATGCCAGTACTAGGATCGATTCCTAAAATGTCTAAAAGTGAAAACAAAGGTAATATGTCTTCAATCAATAAAGAGATGGGAAGTGAAACTGTTGCCTCGTAA
- a CDS encoding CpsD/CapB family tyrosine-protein kinase, translating into MPRKEKNSKGKGSVNLIAYFNTKSPITEQYRQIRNNINFASVDKEIKSIVVTSPEPADGKSTTSANLAIVLAQQGKRVLLVDADLRKPSVHYAFYISNLEGLTSVLTKEKSIKDVISRTNIPNLDVLPCGVIPPNPSELLDSNAMETMINELKVTFDFVIFDTPPILAVPDSQIMANKCDGAILVVSSGKTRKEAAMKSKYLLEKANANMLGVVINGVDSKNGGYIYNYV; encoded by the coding sequence TTGCCTCGTAAAGAAAAAAACAGTAAAGGGAAAGGTTCAGTAAATCTTATTGCCTATTTCAATACCAAATCTCCTATTACTGAACAATATCGACAAATTCGAAATAATATTAATTTCGCCTCTGTTGATAAAGAAATCAAATCTATAGTAGTAACTTCACCTGAACCAGCCGATGGAAAGTCTACCACATCAGCAAATCTGGCCATCGTTTTGGCTCAACAAGGGAAAAGGGTGTTATTGGTTGACGCTGATTTAAGAAAACCTTCTGTTCATTACGCTTTTTACATCAGCAATTTGGAAGGCTTAACCAGCGTCCTAACAAAAGAAAAGAGTATTAAAGACGTGATATCAAGGACTAATATTCCAAATTTAGATGTATTACCATGTGGGGTCATCCCCCCAAACCCATCTGAACTTTTGGATTCGAATGCAATGGAAACGATGATCAACGAGCTTAAAGTTACTTTTGATTTTGTCATTTTTGATACACCACCCATACTTGCCGTACCGGATTCACAAATTATGGCAAATAAGTGTGATGGGGCAATCTTGGTGGTGTCCAGTGGGAAAACCCGTAAGGAAGCGGCGATGAAATCTAAGTACCTGTTAGAAAAAGCAAACGCCAACATGCTTGGTGTGGTAATAAACGGTGTCGATTCCAAAAATGGTGGTTACATTTATAACTACGTGTAG